The proteins below come from a single Pichia kudriavzevii chromosome 2, complete sequence genomic window:
- a CDS encoding uncharacterized protein (PKUD0B12490; similar to Saccharomyces cerevisiae YDL064W (UBC9); ancestral locus Anc_4.249), producing the protein MARDLRTERIQQERKQWRKDHPFGFYAKPTKKSDGSLDLHNWIAGVPGKPGTIWENATYPLTISFPEDYPAKPPKIKFPQSFYHPNVYPSGTICLSILNESQDWRPAISIKQLLLGIQELLDTPNPNSPAQEPAYRAFQNDPKAYTQNVKNQALLYKDKS; encoded by the coding sequence ATGGCAAGAGACTTACGAACAGAAAGAATTCAACAGGAGAGAAAACAGTGGAGAAAAGACCATCCTTTTGGATTCTATGCCAAACCAACTAAGAAAAGTGATGGTTCACTGGATCTTCATAACTGGATTGCAGGTGTCCCAGGTAAACCTGGAACGATATGGGAAAATGCCACCTATCCTCTAACTATATCATTTCCAGAAGATTATCCTGCAAAACCTCCAAAAATTAAGTTCCCTCAAAGCTTTTACCATCCAAATGTGTATCCAAGTGGTACCATTTGTTTGAGTATTTTAAACGAATCACAGGACTGGAGACCCGCCATTAGTATCAAACAGTTACTATTGGGCATACAGGAACTACTAGATACTCCAAATCCAAACTCACCGGCCCAAGAACCTGCTTATAGGGCATTCCAAAATGATCCTAAGGCTTACACTCAAAATGTTAAAAATCAGGCTCTCCTTTATAAAGATAAATCATAG
- a CDS encoding uncharacterized protein (PKUD0B12500; similar to Saccharomyces cerevisiae YDL065C (PEX19); ancestral locus Anc_4.250) has translation MLAQILHKHQLQYYKLILVGTFAKSVHFVPLLSFTFFPVKVGYITSIGTMADDFDDLDDYLDDFDAEILSQEPGSTVKSQDSAQLQSRENNDEGDVELGGLQGLANAAGLDADFAKSIAAFMNELDPTGAGSGLEGLLETALNGSTIIPDGDESDHNGMHKDGAKNSEAQEYNGKNGEEQGFHDTINETINRLKQSSRKVDAESTQKMDRDEELLTTLLNSLDLDGDGAGFEGMDELKDLLNETENGKFAGNDGRNGDDADDEGIDKLSGVLMKMLNRLTSKEMMYETVNAAVVNYRNFFRDSNTRESTLPDDYLRYEKQLKHLENVIRTFDAVDYNEEDVATREYIDQEMEEYNKLLPPPPGVVQDDLEGMGLDGLGWNDKEVPSNLDGCVQQ, from the coding sequence ATGCTCGCTCAAATTTTGCACAAACACCAACTACAATATTATAAGCTAATCCTCGTTGGCACTTTTGCCAAGTCGGTGCACTTTGTGCCACTACTCTCATTTACGTTCTTCCCAGTTAAGGTTGGGTATATTACAAGCATTGGTACAATGGCTGacgattttgatgatttggacGATTACTTAGACGACTTTGATGCGGAAATTCTTTCTCAGGAGCCTGGAAGCACAGTTAAGTCACAAGACTCGGCGCAATTACAGAGTAGGGAGAACAATGATGAAGGGGATGTAGAATTGGGGGGGTTGCAGGGATTGGCCAATGCAGCAGGTCTGGATGCTGATTTTGCAAAAAGTATCGCAGCATTTATGAATGAGCTTGATCCAACCGGTGCAGGTTCTGGATTGGAGGGATTGTTAGAGACGGCGCTAAACGGGAGTACAATTATACcagatggtgatgaaagTGACCATAATGGTATGCATAAAGACGGCGCCAAAAACAGTGAAGCGCAAGAATATAATGGTAAGAATGGTGAAGAACAGGGATTCCATGATACTATCAACGAAACGATCAACAGATTGAAACAATCATCACGAAAAGTTGATGCTGAATCTACCCAGAAAATGGATAGAGATGAAGAACTTTTAACAACTTTGCTGAATAGTCTAGACCTTGATGGAGACGGTGCAGGATTTGAGGGTATGGATGAGTTGAAGGATTTGTTGAACGAGACAGAAAATGGGAAATTTGCAGGCAATGACGGTCGTAACGGTGATGatgctgatgatgaaggtATTGATAAACTTTCTGGTGTGttaatgaagatgttgaatAGACTCACGAGTAAGGAGATGATGTATGAGACAGTGAACGCTGCCGTGGTTAACTACAGAAACTTCTTCAGGGACTCCAATACAAGAGAAAGCACCCTGCCTGATGATTACCTACGATACGAGAAGCAATTGAAGCATTTAGAGAACGTGATTCGAACATTTGATGCTGTGGATTACAACGAGGAAGACGTTGCAACGAGGGAGTACATTGACCAAGAAATGGAGGAATATAACAAGCTTCTTCCGCCTCCACCTGGGGTAGTGCAGGATGATCTGGAGGGCATGGGGTTGGATGGCCTCGGATGGAACGACAAGGAGGTTCCAAGCAACTTGGACGGATGTGTTCAACAATAA
- a CDS encoding uncharacterized protein (PKUD0B12460; similar to Saccharomyces cerevisiae YLR397C (AFG2); ancestral locus Anc_4.259), which translates to MPPTKTAKKNSNPEKDSATTKARAKASTTKELIIRPTSSQTLKNLRNFASVFITKTTLENLELTKGTFVKLRIGLKELVLLVDVCGSDDDDDDAIFINRAYLDLYGILLGERATINKFNGQLEYAKNMVIEKEKESELTVEDLINVGIVYPKLNTGKWFVKSINEELETAMNNLTLNATHNSVDINNISGYLVHPKNTNIQFISVDKIPQIYRKNKFSDVGGLDKTIESLVKSVKIPLLNGEMFRSFGIEPPRGVLLYGNSGVGKTMLLKSLACEFRECHIIKIDGSSIISKYLGDSEEKLRLNFKEALKYQPSIILIDEIENLLPNRKNREEVSDVDGRIINTFNSMMEELSGNSRVIVIGACNDLTSVDLSLRRPGRLDVEIEVGIPDIEGRFDILRKQINKIEPHLNNVSDEEIKIIADKTHGYVGSDLLTLVRESVMKAITRHLEGENSVCLKFNDFIVSMKDIRPSAMKEILLEMPKVKWSDIGGQTELKQKIHEMVELPLKEVDKFKRFGIKAPKGLLLYGPPGCSKTMTAKALATESGLNFLAIKGPEIFDKYVGESERKIRDIFNKARASAPSIIFIDEIDAIAVDREGGESTNVSKQVLNTMLNELDGVEELNGVILVGATNRPSSIDSALLRPGRLDRHVYVGPPDAEGRKAIFSNASSSFGIDEGSFNALIDWIVNETEGCSGAECVLLCREAGVRAVSRGADHVTREDFESAISHLVRNITQEMLDYYQEFACRA; encoded by the coding sequence ATGCCACCTACTAAAACAGCAAAGAAGAACTCAAATCCTGAGAAGGACTCTGCAACTACAAAAGCTAGAGCTAAAGCTTCAACGACTAAGGAGTTAATTATCCGCCCAACCTCTTCACAAACACTCAAAAATCTTAGAAATTTTGCTAGTGTATTCATTACAAAGACAACATTAGAAAACTTGGAGCTGACAAAGGGGACATTTGTGAAGTTGAGAATTGGATTGAAAGAGTTGGTGCTATTAGTGGATGTTTGTGGTagtgacgatgatgatgatgatgccATTTTCATAAATAGGGCGTATCTAGATTTATATGGTATACTACTAGGCGAACGTGCAACCATAAATAAATTTAATGGGCAACTTGAATATGCTAAAAATATGGtgattgaaaaggagaaagaatCGGAACTTACTGTAGAAGATTTAATCAACGTTGGAATTGTGTatccaaaattgaatacCGGAAAATGGTTTGtcaaatcaatcaatgaaGAACTAGAAACAGCAATGAATAATTTAACATTGAATGCTACGCACAACAGTGTcgatatcaacaacatttCTGGATACCTGGTACACCCTAAAAATACCAACATTCAGTTCATATCAGTCGATAAAATCCCACAAATATAcaggaaaaataaattcagTGATGTTGGCGGTTTAGACAAGACCATCGAGTCTTTAGTTAAGTCAGTTAAAATTCCACTTCTAAATGGAGAAATGTTCAGATCTTTTGGGATTGAACCGCCAAGAGGAGTGCTACTATATGGTAATTCTGGTGTTGGTAAAACCAtgcttttgaaaagtttagCTTGTGAGTTTAGGGAATGTCATATTATTAAGATTGATGGCTCGTCCATTATATCTAAATATTTAGGAGatagtgaagaaaaactacgtttaaatttcaaagaagcACTAAAGTATCAGCCTTCCATTATACTCATTGACgagattgaaaatttacTTCCAAATAGAAAGAACAGGGAAGAAGTAAGTGATGTTGATGGAAGAATTATCAATACTTTCAATAGTATGATGGAAGAGCTGAGTGGTAATAGTAGGGTCATTGTCATTGGAGCCTGTAATGACTTAACCAGTGTTGATTTGAGTTTACGTAGACCCGGAAGATTAGATGTTGAAATCGAGGTTGGAATTCCTGATATTGAAGGAaggtttgatattttgaggAAGCAGATTAACAAAATTGAGCCTCACTTGAACAATGTcagtgatgaagaaatcaaaattattgCAGACAAGACGCACGGTTATGTTGGTAGTGATCTGTTGACCTTAGTAAGAGAAAGTGTAATGAAAGCTATAACGAGACATCTTGAGGGTGAGAACTCTGTCTGTTTGAAATTTAACGATTTTATTGTTTCAATGAAAGATATTAGACCAAGTGCAATGAAGGAAATCCTCCTTGAGATGCCAAAGGTGAAATGGTCAGACATTGGAGGTCAGACCGAGCTCAAGCAGAAAATTCATGAGATGGTTGAACTACCATTGAAGGAGGTCGATAAATTCAAGAGGTTTGGTATCAAAGCTCCTAAAGGTTTGTTGCTCTACGGACCACCCGGTTGTTCCAAAACGATGACAGCCAAGGCATTAGCTACTGAGTCGGGACTTAATTTCTTAGCCATCAAAGGTCCTGAGATCTTTGACAAGTATGTTGGCGAATCGGAGCGGAAGATCAGGGACATTTTTAACAAGGCAAGAGCTTCTGCGCCTtcaatcattttcattgatgagATTGACGCTATAGCGGTTGATAGAGAAGGTGGTgaatcaacaaatgtttCTAAACAAGTGTTAAACACCATGTTGAATGAACTCGATGGTGTGGAGGAACTAAATGGTGTTATCTTGGTCGGTGCTACGAATAGGCCATCCTCCATTGACTCTGCACTTTTACGTCCGGGCCGTCTTGACCGCCATGTCTATGTTGGGCCTCCTGATGCAGAAGGCAGAAAAGCGATTTTCAGTAATGCATCGTCCAGTTTTGGCATTGACGAGGGTTCATTCAATGCGCTAATTGACTGGATAGTAAATGAAACTGAAGGATGTAGTGGAGCCGAATGTGTTCTTCTTTGTCGAGAGGCTGGTGTCAGGGCAGTTTCCAGAGGCGCTGATCATGTTACCAGGGAAGACTTTGAGAGCGCCATTTCTCACCTTGTGAGAAACATCACTCAGGAAATGTTGGACTACTATCAAGAGTTTGCCTGTAGGGCTTAA
- a CDS encoding uncharacterized protein (PKUD0B12510; similar to Saccharomyces cerevisiae YJL154C (VPS35); ancestral locus Anc_1.193), giving the protein MSKINHVTPEEQQRLLSNSMSIIKTEIHQMRKCLETKHKFMDSLKHASNFLNELRTSSLNPKQYYELYIMVHDGLTYLANYLKDNKSSSNNYLIDLYELVQYAGNIIPRLYLMITIGSVYMESEDAPVNEILNDMLEMCKGVQNPIRGLFLRYYLIQKTKYFIIKYAGPENLDKMISYIITNFIEMNKLWVRQQHQGHSSERARRIEERNELKILVGSNLVILSQLDSINVDIYKEKILPEILQQIIKCNDSIAQNYLLDVIIQIFPDNFQIASLNLFLESLLKVNTNVNITMLINSLIERLLHYKLRNQEVLKDSSFLNEFILFIEKLNGKYPNFNINDYCLILNNVLKLSLTFQNEDVLSYMDSIYKSSIDKFNSMKDNEDSSIDDFKIILKSIEHLSDFNDFFKINDESYFNLFKLQKPNIQNEICVNILDILVDNEIKISNRQDLEKIFKYIRISILSYKKYVPAITDTKKDLFGKPFSTEEDPTNYEPLCRFLHFIDNESIEEKYSLLEECEKYLLEGNPEKTISTLVSIQISLIRKMDIEKLGKKELSKKFNKLSQSISFLKEYNPLKAFNLYLYCATTSNLCKLNNISYELFIEAFIVYEEYVVDSKTQMHCLTNIINKLITMDQMIIFDAEEFDKLITKTALYGSRLMKKTDQCRAIYNSSHLWWIIKEEPEKEEEDEEVDAEDFEETQSGKRKHVEDTGINNSDDEEPSLQVTLKRDDKRVLECLQKSLRIADSIMDSNASIELFVEILNQSIYYFIHGNEMINVRYLNGLIELIGNNFKEVNSLGKASLEDGPYKKTWGHYQRTLKYIKEQRAVDGRFHEIAI; this is encoded by the coding sequence ATGTCCAAGATTAACCATGTTACGCCGGAGGAGCAACAGAGGCTGCTTAGCAATTCTATGTCTATCATTAAGACGGagattcatcaaatgaggaaatgtcttgaaacaaaacataAATTTATGGACTCTTTAAAACATGCAtctaattttctaaatGAGCTGAGAACGAGCAGTTTGAATCCTAAACAATATTATGAGCTATACATAATGGTCCATGATGGACTGACATATCTGGCAAACTATTTGAAGGATAACAAATCAAGCTCTAACAACTACTTGATAGATTTATACGAGTTAGTCCAATATGCTGGTAATATCATACCTAGATTATACTTGATGATAACAATCGGTAGTGTATATATGGAGTCGGAGGATGCCCCTGTCAACgaaattttgaatgatatGTTGGAAATGTGCAAAGGTGTTCAAAATCCGATCAGAGGCTTATTTTTGCGTTATTATCTTATCCAAAAGacaaaatattttattataaAATATGCTGGTCCTGAAAACCTAGACAAGATGATTAGTTATATTATTACTAACTTTATTGAAATGAACAAGTTATGGGTGagacaacaacatcaaggACATTCAAGCGAGAGGGCCAGAAGAATAGAAGAAAGGAACGAACTGAAAATTTTAGTTGGTTCCAACTTGGTGATTTTGTCACAGTTAGATTCAATTAATGTCGATATTtacaaggaaaaaattcTACCTGAAATTTTACAACAAATTATCAAGTGTAATGACTCGATTGCTCAAAACTATTTATTGGATGTTATAATCCAGATTTTCCCTGATAACTTTCAAATTGCAAGTCTAAATCTGTTTTTGGAATCACTCTTAAAGGTCAATACAAATGTTAACATAACGATGTTGATtaattcattgattgaGAGATTGCTGCACTATAAATTAAGAAACCAAGAGGTGTTGAAGGATAGCTCCTTTTTAAATGAATTCATActatttattgaaaagttgaaTGGAAAATATCCAAACTTTAATATTAATGACTattgtttgatattgaataaTGTCTTGAAACTCTCTTTAACCTTTCAAAACGAAGATGTTTTAAGTTATATGGATTCAATTTACAAATCATCGATTGATAAATTTAATTCAATGAAGGATAATGAAGATTCGTCAATcgatgatttcaaaattatacTCAAATCAATAGAGCACTTAAGTGACTttaatgatttcttcaagatcaACGATGAAAGttattttaatttgttCAAGTTACAAAAGccaaatattcaaaatgaaatttgTGTTAATATTTTGGATATACTTGTTGATAACGAAATCAAGATCAGTAATAGACAGGATTTAGAAAAGATATTCAAATATATTCGCATATCAATACTATCATATAAGAAATATGTCCCAGCTATAACAGATACTAAAAAAGATTTGTTTGGAAAGCCTTTCTCAACAGAGGAAGATCCAACAAATTATGAGCCATTATGTCGATTCCTACATTTTATTGACAATGAATCGATCgaagaaaaatattccTTATTGGAGGAGTGTGAGAAATACCTCCTCGAGGGTAATCCGGAGAAAACTATATCAACCCTTGTCTCTATTCAAATTTCACTCATCAGAAAAATGGATATCGAGAAGCTTGGTAAAAAAGAACTAAGTAAAAAATTTAATAAATTGTCACAGTCAATCAGTTTTTTAAAAGAATACAACCCACTCAAAGCTTTCAACTTGTACCTCTATTGCGCAACCACTTCGAACCTTTGTAAACTGAACAATATAAGCTATGAATTATTTATTGAAGCGTTCATCGTATATGAAGAGTatgttgttgattctaAAACACAAATGCATTGTTTGACAAATATAATAAACAAGTTGATCACGATGGACCAGATGATCATTTTTGATGCTGAAGAGTTTGATAAGTTAATCACCAAAACTGCTTTATACGGCAGCAggttaatgaaaaaaaccGACCAATGTCGTGCTATCTATAATTCGTCCCACCTCTGGTGGATTATAAAAGAAGAGCCCgaaaaggaggaagaggaCGAAGAAGTGGATGCGGAGgactttgaagaaacaCAAAGTGGCAAGCGCAAACACGTAGAAGATACTGGAATAAATAAcagtgatgatgaggaaCCAAGTTTGCAAGTTACGTTGAAAAGAGATGATAAGAGAGTTTTGGAATGCTTACAGAAATCTTTGCGTATAGCTGATTCCATTATGGATTCGAATGCCAGTATCGAACTTTTTGTGGAGATTCTCAACCAGTCTATATACTACTTTATTCACGGCAACGAAATGATTAATGTTCGGTATTTGAACGGACTTATTGAACTCATTGGgaacaatttcaaagaggTGAACAGCTTAGGGAAGGCTTCATTAGAGGATGGTCCGTACAAGAAGACGTGGGGTCATTACCAACGTACGTTAAAGTACATCAAAGAGCAACGTGCTGTTGATGGACGCTTTCATGAAATTGCCATTTAA
- a CDS encoding uncharacterized protein (PKUD0A12455), with product MRYPISVPSKHFTPILASLANVKPSMSHIYKFKHVSRFRQKYESRVSILNQIIPEEFKLSDYFLLHTVMFYDDFNLIYKDQNLIKVEKQKVLSIGSDLLILRLFDYLIKQHSGSNNPIDVVSCVDPLRINTFSIRHEFINQFNRMLDSKDSLDKYQYWGKIDSIKIEKKTRHKSLLMLIGLIYFQHGLKKSTKFINEWCIKGRWSRVEKYNHKGLVEIYTDKKMNIF from the coding sequence ATGAGATATCCCATTTCAGTACCATCAAAGCATTTTACACCTATATTAGCCAGCCTAGCCAATGTTAAACCATCAATGTCACACATTTATAAATTCAAACATGTGTCTCGATTCAGACAAAAGTATGAATCACGAGTATCAATATTAAACCAGATAATACCTGAAGAATTTAAATTAAGTGATTACTTTCTACTACACACCGTTATGTTTTACGACGATTTTAACTTGATTTATAAAGACCAAAACTTAATCAAGgttgagaaacaaaaggttCTTTCGATTGGAAGCGATCTATTGATCCTAAGATtatttgattatttgaTTAAACAACACAGTGGTTCCAATAATCCGATTGATGTCGTGTCTTGCGTGGATCCACTGAGAATCAACACATTTTCTATAAGGCATGAGTTTATCAACCAGTTTAATAGAATGCTTGATTCTAAGGATTCGCTCGATAAGTACCAGTATTGGGGAAAGATAGACTCAAtaaagattgaaaaaaaaactagaCATAAATCGTTACTCATGTTGATTGGGTTGATCTACTTCCAACATGGATTAAAGAAAAGTACGAAATTTATAAATGAATGGTGCATCAAAGGCCGATGGTCCAGagtagaaaaatataacCACAAAGGCCTGGTCGAAATCTATACCGACAAAAAGATGAATATCTTCTAA
- a CDS encoding uncharacterized protein (PKUD0B12480; similar to Saccharomyces cerevisiae YDL063C; ancestral locus Anc_4.248), which translates to MLQTKKSLSFTRYILNCQQAMAKLKKRSKLSQQRHQNNQLNAAVPKKNESNQVNKVLTLLDKIKKSSTSSVNDKLITINNILVQCKNDPSVRKVFLKNDLIKIILNDLLKEEKQFDEILVSCFDLLKNLILEEDYDLAIYLWRNGIWEILIENFDKAFKSLPHLDDEKVNQISKDLLLSYISNLVSVIDNLSMELSTEVINSSLVPNLFQSNILTYLLQFIKLDNVLTNKDKLKVLLDILRLIYDLSTLSADFLQNLLENNDFQMVFSNMITSNIESPLVKVYLIGIQLQIFEIKDDLNENLDSLLVETFTVLDTLKYEHENDDEFQIVDLSLDLLTTVIEIKGSILIDNSTKKDKVFDGYCIDNILPFIGKLFEKDFKNDKALICLSNLMIYLNSNGLMNEKLVNDLESLNTNKIQPEFNQLLNSKDLYLIIDYLNFKLNLLEIDPSKFVSQEPQIDTLIELGTKLSKYDEFLDIESQIQFITTLLMYLSIIAKNINNLEVTKTIVEFIIKYNIVEKIEFYNGELSNGLNVSKFHKKYNYLVEESINVAINSIFELFDDDYPYNRELYHNGNLGGILANTLQDYKKIYKNIDKNINLRLKKQTEETLSNLQRFIEYKQTE; encoded by the coding sequence ATGTTGCAAACTAAAAAAAGCCTTTCTTTCACCAGATACATCTTAAATTGTCAACAAGCAATGGCCAAATTAAAGAAGAGATCTAAACTTTCGCAACAAAGACACCAAAATAACCAGCTTAATGCGGCGGtgccaaagaaaaatgagtCTAATCAGGTCAATAAGGTGTTAACTTTgcttgataaaattaaaaagtCTTCAACAAGTTCTGTTAATGACAAACTCATCACAATCAACAATATTTTAGTTCAATGTAAGAATGATCCATCTGTCCGTAAagttttcttgaaaaatgatttaATCAAAATTATTCTCAATGACTTActaaaggaagaaaaacaattcGATGAAATACTCGTAAGTTGTTTTGATCTATTGAAAAACCTAATACTTGAAGAAGACTATGACCTGGCTATTTATCTTTGGAGAAATGGTATTTGGGAAATActaattgaaaatttcgATAAAGCCTTCAAATCATTACCACATTTGGACGACGAAAAGGTGAACCAAATCAGCAAAGATTTATTGCTAAGCTATATTTCTAACCTTGTTTCTGTGATTGACAATTTGTCAATGGAATTAAGCACCGAAGTTATAAATAGTTCACTTGTTCCAAATCTATTTCAATCCAATATCTTGACTTACTTACTTCAGTTTATCAAGTTGGATAATGTGCTCACCAATAAAGACAAATTAAAAGTTCTTCTAGATATATTGAGATTGATCTATGACTTGTCAACTTTGAGTGCTGATTTTTTACAAAACTTACTGGAAAATAATGACTTTCAAATGgtcttttcaaatatgaTCACCTCAAATATAGAGTCTCCGTTAGTAAAGGTTTATTTAATTGGAATTCAGCTGCagatttttgaaattaagGACGATCTAAATGAGAATTTGGACTCATTGCTAGTTGAAACTTTTACAGTCCTAGATACTTTGAAATATGAACACGAAAATGACGATGAGTTTCAAATTGTGGACTTGTCGTTAGATTTGTTAACTACAGTTATTGAAATAAAAGGTTCGATTTTAATAGACAACAGTACAAAGAAAGACAAGGTTTTTGATGGCTACTGTATTGATAATATATTGCCATTCATTGGTaaattgtttgaaaaagactTTAAAAATGATAAAGCCTTGATATGTTTAAgcaatttgatgatttatttgaactCCAACGGCTTAatgaatgaaaaattagtaaatgatttggaatcaCTGAACACCAATAAAATTCAACCGGAATTCAATCAACTACTTAATTCCAAAGATTTGTATCTTATAATTGACTATCTCAATTTTAAACTCAATCTATTAGAAATTGATCCTTCTAAATTTGTTTCACAAGAACCACAAATTGATACATTGATTGAGCTTGGTACGAAATTATCTAAATATGACGAATTTCTGGACATTGAATCGcaaattcaatttattACTACATTATTGATGTATCTATCAATTATTGCTAAGAATATCAATAACCTCGAAGTTACCAAAACCATTGTTGAGTTtataataaaatacaacattgttgagaaaattgagTTCTATAATGGCGAGCTTTCAAATGGATTAAATGTCTCGAAGTTTCACAAAAAATACAACTATCTAGTCGAGGAATCTATCAACGTCGCTATTAATTCAATATTCgaattgtttgatgatgactATCCATACAATAGGGAATTATATCACAACGGAAACCTAGGTGGGATATTGGCAAATACGTTACAAGACTATAAGAAGATttacaaaaatattgataaaaacatcaacttaaggttgaaaaaacaaactgAAGAAACGTTGAGCAACTTGCAAAGATTTATTGAGTACAAACAAACCGAATAA
- a CDS encoding uncharacterized protein (PKUD0B12470; similar to Saccharomyces cerevisiae YLR390W (ECM19); ancestral locus Anc_4.247) — protein MGLSGHKLLSILVFSGLGVYSGVKFFEPLIVEQLRKDGNLRTDIPIPEFDQNGDKIINGVDKSLEMEKLREKLEAKKE, from the coding sequence ATGGGTTTGAGTGGTCACAAATTACTTTCCATTCTAGTCTTTAGTGGTCTTGGTGTTTATTCCGGGGTGAAGTTCTTTGAACCTCTTATTGTTGAACAACTCCGTAAGGACGGAAACTTGAGAACCGATATTCCTATCCCGGAGTTCGATCAAAACGGTGACAAGATCATTAATGGTGTGGACAAGAGCTTGGAGATGGAGAAGCTTCGGGAAAAATTGGAAGCCAAGAAAGAGTGA